A portion of the Daphnia magna isolate NIES linkage group LG4, ASM2063170v1.1, whole genome shotgun sequence genome contains these proteins:
- the LOC116921405 gene encoding uncharacterized protein LOC116921405 produces the protein MAIVALSEEQADLLLNIREDPAEIELNSAAQNYNNDNSNKPAAGKSGKFKSRAILCTQQFARLFPSPHRCFLHVTSFCHMFLTLALLIVIPKYAQITNGVGGDNFSALFFVLAITATALVILMGLRKFWDNSFSIYSKLEIRNILKDSIVFTVSLLGISYCCEVDRVPCHLQDGLLFLCIPFSILYMSITKNKEKMNKSAKLVGMLAGFMSLVFLATVPMLAYRFSCRGHEISTNQEENAEPVKRPVWILAYVMFIGFLACSLCDFWSCIQDHEDSSRKSFEWTVWFHFFAFIAIICLFWTNILPSFGMADGIDDLSAKLSSIWSCYFSSHCHTASKLGFLVPVFWLLFLYMSNLLVYRFQSNPVYVMCNACLAIPLLSVFYSLFLFDQMSGIQVKVSLSLGSLITMVTFPIAYAILSCYHSTSVVFNLLDTFDIY, from the exons ATGGCTATCGTAGCTCTCAGTGAGGAACAAGCAGATCTGTTGTTGAATATTAGAGAAGATCCTGCCGAAATCGAACTTAACAGTGCAGCTCAGAATTACAATAATGATAATAGTAATAAGCCTGCTgcaggaaaaagtgggaaattcAAATCGCGAGCCATCTTGTGCACTCAACAGTTTGCCCGGTTATTTCCAAGTCCCCATCGATGTTTCCTTCACGTAACCAGTTTTTGTCACATGTTTTTGACCTTAGCACTTCTCATTGTCATTCCCAAATATGCACAAATCACCAATGGGGTTGGTGGTGACAATTTCAGTGCTCTGTTTTTTGTCTTGGCCATCACTGCCACTGCCCTTGTTATACTTATGGGATTAAGGAAGTTTTGGGATAATTCATTCAGCATCTACAGTAAACTAGAGATCAGGAACATTTTGAAGGATTCTATTGTTTTCACAGTCAGTCTTCTTGGCATTTCCTACTGTTGTGAGGTGGACCGAGTGCCTTGTCATCTTCAAGATGGTCTGCTTTTCTTGTGCATTCCTTTTTCAATACTGTACATGTCCATAACCAAAAATAAAG aaaaaatgaacaaaagtGCAAAACTGGTTGGAATGCTGGCAGGATTCATGTCTCTTGTATTCTTGGCCACAGTTCCAATGTTGGCTTACAG ATTTTCTTGTAGAGGTCATGAAATTAGTACCAACCAGGAAGAAAATGCTGAGCCTGTCAAAAGACCTGTTTGGATACTAGCATATGTTATGTTTATTGGGTTTCTTGCCTGCAGTTTATGTGATTTTTGGTCTTGTATTCAAGATCATGAAGATTCTTCCAG AAAAAGTTTTGAGTGGACAGTTTGGTTTCATTTCTTTGCCTTTATTGCAATTATTTGCCTTTTCTGGACTAACATTCTCCCATCATTTGGAATGGCTGATGGGATTGATGATTTATCTGCCAAACTGTCCAGCATTTGGAGCTGCTATTTTTCTAGCCATTGCCATACAGCCTCTAAGTTGGGATTCCTTGTACCTGTTTTCTGGTTATTGTTCCTTTATATGTCCAATTTACTAGTCTATCGTTTTCAATCCAATCCTGTGTATGTTATGTGTAATGCCTGTCTTGCCATACCTTTGCTATCTGTGTTCTACAGTTTGTTTCTGTTTGATCAGATGTCTGGGATTCAAGTTAAGGTCAGTCTTAGTCTAGGCAGCCTGATCACCATGGTTACTTTTCCAATTGCATATGCAATTTTGAGTTGTTACCATAGCACATCAGTTGTATTTAATCTCCTAGATACTTTTGATATCTATTGA
- the LOC116921403 gene encoding T-complex protein 1 subunit delta, which produces MAPNVQPKMKAFETKSKPAEIRSSNIEAAKAVADAIRTSLGPRGMDKMIQSGKGDVTITNDGATILKQMKLVHPAAKMLVELSKAQDVEAGDGTTSVVVLAGSFLEAAQKLLEKGIHPTVISESFQKASVKAVEILEAMATPIKLEDRHSLLISATTSLGSKVVSQHSALLAPLAVDAVLKVIDPLKDHDVDLRDIRVIEKLGGTVDDTELVEGLVLDHRSAGSGGPTRMEKAKIGLIQFCISPPKTDMDNQVVVSDYNAMDRVLREERAYILNVAKQVKKAGCNVLLVQKSILRDAVSELALHFFDKMKIMVVKDIEREDIEFITKTLNCRPIASLDHFLPEYMASADLVESVPTGTSKVVKITGIQNIGKTVSVIVRGSNKLVLEEAARSLHDALCVIRCLVKKRFIIAGGGAPETELAYQLTQYAQGLPGVEAYCLRAFAESLEVIPMTLAENAGLNPIATVTDLRNKHACGFKSSGINVRKGAITNMLDEGVAQPLLVTTSAITLASETVRSILKIDDIVNALY; this is translated from the exons ATGGCGCCTAACGTTCAGCCGAAGATGAAGGCCTTCGAAACAAAAAGTAAACCGGCCGAAATTCGTTCGAGCAATATCGAAGCAGCCAAAG CTGTTGCTGATGCTATTCGAACAAGTCTGGGACCTCGAGGAATGGATAAAATG ATTCAGTCAGGTAAAGGAGATGTGACCATCACAAATGATGGTGCCACCATTTTGAAACAGATGAAGCTTGTCCATCCAGCTGCAAAAATG TTGGTTGAGCTGTCAAAAGCTCAAGATGTGGAAGCTGGAGATGGTACTACCAGTGTTGTGGTTCTTGCTGGCAGTTTCCTAGAGGCAGCTCAAAAGCTTTTGGAAAAAGGAATTCATCCAACAGTGATCAGTGAATCTTTCCAGAAA GCATCTGTGAAGGCTGTTGAAATTTTGGAAGCAATGGCTACACCCATAAAACTGGAGGATCGCCACAGCCTTCTGATAAGTGCTACCACTTCACTAGGATCCAAAGTTGTGTCTCAACATTCTGCACTCTTGGCTCCACTTGCTGTGGATGCTGTTCTTAAAGTTATTGATCCACTTAAAGATCATGATGTGGATCTCAGA GACATTCGAGTTATTGAAAAACTTGGTGGTACTGTTGATGATACTGAGCTTGTTGAGGGATTAGTTCTCGATCATAGAAGTGCAGGAAGCGGTGGTCCCACTCGAATGGAAAAGGCTAAAATTGGTCTGATCCAATTCTGCATCTCACCTCCTAAGACTGAT ATGGATAATCAAGTTGTCGTATCGGACTATAACGCAATGGATCGTGTCTTGCGTGAGGAACGTGCTTACATTCTCAATGTAGCCAAGCAAGTTAAAAAAGCTGGTTGCAACGTTTTACTGGTTCAAAAATCTATTTTACG GGATGCCGTGAGTGAACTCGCTCTCCATTTTTTCGACAAAATGAAGATCATGGTCGTCAAGGATATCGAGAGGGAAGATATAGAATTCATTACTAAG ACATTGAACTGTCGACCTATCGCCAGTCTCGATCACTTCTTGCCCGAATATATGGCATCAGCTGATCTAGTTGAATCCGTCCCTACCGGCACTTCCAAAGTTGTAAAG ATCACAGGCATCCAAAATATAGGCAAAACGGTTTCGGTTATCGTCCGTGGTAGTAACAAGCTTGTTCTGGAAGAGGCTGCTAGATCTCTTCATGATGCTCTTTGCGTCATCCGTTGTCTGGTTAAAAAAAG ATTTATCATTGCTGGCGGTGGGGCACCAGAGACTGAACTTGCGTACCAGTTGACTCAATATGCCCAGGGATTGCCGGGTGTTGAAGCTTATTGCCTCCG TGCGTTTGCTGAATCTCTGGAAGTGATCCCAATGACTTTGGCTGAAAACGCAGGTCTGAACCCCATCGCTACCGTGACTGACTTGAGAAACAAACACGCATGCGGGTTCAAATCGTCCGGTATCAACGTTCGCAAG GGTGCTATTACTAACATGCTGGATGAAGGAGTAGCACAGCCACTTCTAGTAACAACCAGTGCTATTACTTTGGCATCGGAAACCGTCCGTTCGATTCTTAAGATTGACGATATC GTCAACGCTCTGTATTGA
- the LOC116921402 gene encoding mitogen-activated protein kinase kinase kinase 13-A, giving the protein MAQLMDNHLNLDSHLSFLTVRESRNTPSTIQVHNLCQKGMDQLGHPHKSSAVETLNPSPPVANQTLICSSPAGPSAGHHLLATHSPSCAGLTESRPAGWFDGFFGRIRSVFRSWDDLSNKGDEWEIPFETLSDLEHLASGTQGVVYKARIRNEIVAVKKVDDKKEAEIPVLRQLNHPNIIRFKGACNQAPNYCLVMEYCPNGTLYDFLRSENKLSPQLTFEWAVQIASGMHYLHQNNIMHRDLKSPNILLDANNVVKITDFGTCRTFNNQSVLMTVIGTYAWMAPEVICKEKCWKKVDVWSYGVVLWELLTRETPYRDQSYGAIIYGVGSNRLQLHLPSTIPPGFSRLLEMCRRQVPRKRPSFYTILLLLSKASTELIDQDPEHYANLQLEWKMEIRPPCSGRDKCQSTVSNDTFYQVDCQQSIDVFDGNHKYNNNDPDGEHPLFKRLAQIRHVDEIHVLLEEKVAELMQSEIYAEVAYLTAILKEIQGKPKSKPIRIKQRKRSCKRNVVKRNFSVKSIKGRCEPPTLGRRDSSRVVNDSCQFDQKDLPDQPNSSAVASGVVQSSWETCSDDDEEEINFPTAKNQEVFLRKSVGRNPIRTRRPFKDRPISVYSGNSTEENRLSLISVTDDDGVAGNMSDV; this is encoded by the exons ATGGCTCAACTGATGGATAATCACCTTAATTTGGATAGTCACCTGAGTTTTTTGACAGTTCGAGAATCTCGTAACACTCCATCTACCATCCAAGTCCACAATCTCTGTCAGAAAGG GATGGATCAATTAGGTCATCCACACAAGTCTTCCGCAGTAGAAACCTTGAATCCGTCTCCGCCAGTGGCCAATCAAACGCTAATTTGCTCTTCACCCGCCGGTCCATCAGCTGGTCATCATTTGTTAGCCACACATTCTCCTTCTTGTGCTGGATTAACTGAATCTCGTCCAGCCGGCTGGTTTGATGGATTTTTCGGCCGCATCCGTTCAGTTTTCCGTAGTTGGGACGACCTAAGCAATAAAG GCGATGAATGGGAGATTCCATTCGAAACGCTTAGTGATCTCGAACATTTGGCATCCGGCACGCAAGGTGTCGTTTACAAAGCCCGCATTCGCAACGAGATTGTTGCCGTTAAGAAAGTTGACGATAAGAAAGAGGCTGAAATTCCTGTTCTTCGTCAACTCAATCATCCAAACATTATCCGCTTCaa GGGAGCGTGTAATCAAGCGCCTAATTATTGTTTAGTTATGGAATATTGTCCAAATGGGACGTTGTACGATTTTCTACGTAGTGAAAACAAGTTGTCGCCACAGTTGACCTTCGAATGGGCCGTCCAAATCGCGTCTGGTATGCACTATCTCCATCAGAACAACATAATGCATCGTGACCTGAAAAGCCCCAA TATCTTACTAGATGCAAACAATGTGGTCAAAATCACCGATTTTGGAACATGTCGCACTTTCAACAATCAAAGCGTTCTAATGACAGTTATCGGCACGTACGCTTGGATGGCGCCCGAAGTCATTTGCAAAGAAAAATGCTGGAAAAAAGTCGATgtttg gtcttACGGTGTGGTTTTATGGGAACTGCTCACGAGAGAAACTCCGTATCGCGATCAAAGTTACGGAGCAATAATTTACGGTGTGGGTAGCAACCGTCTGCAGTTACACCTTCCATCGACCATTCCGCCGGGCTTTTCCCGGTTGCTGGAAATGTGCAGGAGACAAGTTCCACGTAAAAGGCCATCCTTTTACACTATTTTACTTCTTCTGTCGAAAGCGTCGACGGAATTGATCGACCAGGATCCAGAACACTACGCTAATCTACAACTTGAATGGAAAATGGAAATCCGTCCTCCTTGTTCCGGCCGTGATAAATGCCAATCAACTGTTTCTAACGATACGTTTTATCAGGTAGATTGCCAGCAATCTATCGATGTGTTTGATGGCAACCACAAGTACAACAATAATGATCCTGATGGTGAGCATCCGCTGTTTAAACGGTTGGCTCAAATCAGACATGTGGACGAGATACACGTCCTCCTCGAAGAGAAGGTGGCAGAGCTGATGCAAAGCGAAATCTACGCTGAAGTCGCTTACCTGACAGCCATTCTCAAAGAAATTCAAGGGAAACCGAAGAGCAAGCCAAt ACGGATCAAACAGCGCAAAAGGAGTTGCAAGAGAAATGTTGTTAAAAGGAATTTTTCTGTTAAATCAATCAAGGGTCGATGTGAACCACCCACTTTAGGACGTCGAGATTCCTCACGAGTCGTCAACGATTCTTGCCAATTTGACCAGAAGGATCTACCGGACCAGCCAAACAGCTCTGCTGTGGCGTCAGGTGTAGTCCAGTCCAGTTGGGAGACGTGCTCTGAcgacgatgaagaagaaattaatTTCCCGACCGCTAAAAATCAAGAAGTCTTTCTTCGCAAAAG CGTTGGGCGGAATCCAATCCGGACGCGCAGGCCTTTCAAAGATCGTCCCATTTCGGTCTATTCCGGAAATTCCACCGAAGAAAATCGCCTTTCACTTATTTCTGTGACCGACGACGACGGTGTTGCTGGAAACATGTCAGATGTGTga